The Vitis vinifera cultivar Pinot Noir 40024 chromosome 8, ASM3070453v1 genome segment GAACACTAAAGGCAAAATTCTCTCAATGgtaataacaaattttagtcCATAGGCAAATTATACCTCAACAAGCCAAAGCTACTAATTTtcttaagagttttttttttttttccttttttgataagtaaagaaaagATCTATTGAAAAGAGATGCCAAAAgagcgactcaaggtatacaatatCTATACACCCACCGCCAAAATGGCCactaattttcttatttctctGAGTTGTATTTTCTTGGGATAGCAACTGTTCCACTTAGTTAATACAAGGAATCAATTCCTCTATAAGAAACCTAAAGAGAGACTAATAATTTTGTGACATTGGAAATTTCAATAAAAGTTAAACTTCCTATGTGATATTGGAAGAAAGTTACACACTCGATGTGACATTATAAGGTTTTGTGAAAATTACATTTTCTATTTACACATCTCTCTGGGTTGTGTAACTAACTCTTACTGAATCACCACAACAGCCATCACATCACACCCACCcacaaaaaaatggaaattaaaaaaaaaaaaaaaaaagtgcatgcACAGAAACAAAGTGATAAGAAACCCCAATAATAACCCCCGGAAATCTCTCCCCTGACACGAGGTTAGGAAAACCCAACCAATATGATGATGAAAATGACCCCACTCACCAAATAAAAAGGtgaataataatgatgatgatgatgatgatgatgatgatgataaaaaaaccaaaggaaagaagGAAACTGATAATTCCATATTACTAAAAGAAACCTattaggaaaaagaagaaattataATGGGGGAATAGGGACAAGAATCCAATGAAGAGCTTTTAACAAGAAAGCATAATGACAAATAAATAGTAAAGTCTAGATGGAAGGATCAAGCAAGAGCTCACTTACATTCTACAAACTCCAAGGAATTACAATTCGCTATAATTGCGCCAAACTGCACGAAATTCCTCACGGAATGTGTTTAAACGTGCTTTCAAGTTCGGTGTTCTAAAGCTTGCATGGAGGATAGTGGctgcaagagagagagagagagagagagtattaAAAAACGAAATGCTAAGAGAAAAAAGTGtggaagaaaataagaatgGACGAAAATACCAAGAAGACCAATGGCCAATGCCCATAGAACAGTTAAGATACTACAAGAAACAAACCAAAGGATGAAGCTCACTACAGAgagaggaaagaagaaaaaggaaaaaggattaGTCAACATGAGATCTAAATTACTATAATAGATTATAAAAATGGCTTGGTTTGCACTGCaatgaataaagaaataaatcagaaaatttttataaataccAGAAGAGAATATTAAGACAAACACCCAACGTGGCCGTCCACATATAAGAATTGATCTTTTAGCTGATGGGCGCCCACGAATAACAGGCCTGGTAATGAGTAGAAAGTTATAAAAGCAGCATTCCTAAATGCTCTGCAAGAGCAATGAGAGACCAACAACAAACTTACGTGAGAGGAGGTCTCATCTTTGCAGCTAAATGTGGAGAGAATTGCCTCACAGTTCTTGTCACCTTTTCACTAAAAGTGCCTGCAAAGCTGTAACAACAATCCTTAGCAATAACAAATGGAAAACTGAAAGAATGATAACTCATGGGTAAATAAACACCAGGTAGCATCTCAATTGTTGTATAAAGACAAAAAAGGAATCCAGACATGTCCTTTTTACACTTCCACCAATGCAGTCATTTTTGTTGTCTATATCAACAAATTTTGCTTCTATAGCAACTGATACAGAAAAATGAGACATGATATAAATTCAATAAGAAGTATTACTGTATCACTAATGAGGAAAGAAATGATGGCCTAAGATTTTACAAATGACactacttatcaaaaaaaagatttaacaaATGACACTGCATCAACAGAGCTGAATGGCCAAAAAAAGGCATGGTTAGGGACTAAGGCTCTAATAAGACAAACTAAAGCTATTTGATAATGAGGCAAAAACCATATTGAAAATTGTACAGGACATACAGATTATGCAAAAGTTTCTTTAGATATGACAATAGTCAAAAGTGGAATAGCAAATTCATCAGAATGATCCTTGCTAATCAGGAGCTGCCCATCTATGCACAATCAGACTCCCTCCACATCTCTCAAGACATGCACCAACATCCAACTTAGCAACTTGCACATGGCTTACAGCTTCACTTTTATTGCAGCATGAAAATTAAGGGACTGGGAATTTTGCCACCATTTAGAAGGCCCTTCCACCAAACAACTATTTGTGTGCCCACTTGCTGAATGGCATGAAAGCCCCTTCATTACTCTCACTAGGGTGGGGATGACTTGAACAATACTGTACAGATCCAAAATTGATTGCCAAAATCATTGCTCACCAACTGACATCCTTTGACACTCCATCTCactgttttcaattttttttgcctttttgtaATAGGATGACCCAAACATCTCTACCACTCAGCAATGCAACACTCCCCACATTCAGCTTAAAATTTAGGTTAGGTCAATTAATTTCCTCTGCACTCAGTTATTTAAAAAGTGATTGACAAATGAACAAGGGAAGCAAAAATACAGAGTTGGAATTTGACTTATACTAAACACAGATTTCCATGGAACACTCAGAAGTCACAACCAGGACCTTATCTTCCATCTGAGAGTTTTCTAGCATCTaggcaatgttttaaaaggctattgaGGCTCGCCTTAAGGCTAGGCTCTGCAAATTAGCCTTGTATAGCCTCAGTTAGGGTAATTAAGGATTAAGTCTCACTCTGTCAAGGCTTATAGCTTTGAGGCTAAAGCATCAAGGTTGTTGAGGCCTAAGcctcaaaaattcaaaaggtTTTAGGCCTTTGTGGGCTTTTGGTGTACATTTTTTAAGAGACTTTAAGCCTCAATATTCAATGAGTTTTAATGGGTTCTATCATCTATGCTATTGTGGGGTTTTAATATAGATTTCTTGAGTTTTGTATTGGATCCCAACTTGATTAAACCTTTTTAGGAAATAAGGGTTTAGTTAACTTCTCAGTTAACTTTTTAAATGGAAGAGAAAAGGAGAGATTGAGAAGAAAGAATAGGGCAATAGTTGGCTGTCCTAGTGGCATATGTCAAATATaatcattatattattattgatagatgataaaaatattactGCAATTGGTggacaaaggaaaataaatattatcaagACCACCTTTAgcctttgtctatcaaaaaaaaaaaagaccgcCTTTAGCCTTTTAAAGGTTGCATCTAGGTGCGCAAAACTCTTATTTGAGTTACAGAGTTATATAACATGTAGAATACGAAAGTTGCAAAAATGCAATTCACAGACAAGTAAATTTCTATTAACAGAATGTTCGTGAGAGCAGAACTATTATGAGGTTCAGCTTCATGTAATCAAGTATTCCAACACCTCCTCCTTCAAGATTGTCAACGCGATACATAACAATAAAACAGAACAGGCATGAAGCAGCATACCTATCATTCAGAAAAGCAATGCTTAGCGCTGTTAAGAAAGCAGCAACAATAGCAATTGGCCTCCTCAAGAACCCCATCCCTGCAGTTGACAGGCTAATGAACATGTACCCAAATATACACAACTAAACAAATcagaaattaaatcattttcttgGCTTACCAAGGATGAAGACGATCATAATGAAGTAGTTCGTCCTATAGCTGcaaacacatttaaaaatttaagacacaaaaaaacaaaatcaattcatTTTCTACTGCTAGAAAATTAAAGCtcatacaaaagaaaaaatacttGTACAGTTCTGATCgagttgattttatttttattttattttcattttcaccGCTAAGAGTATGggatttcaaataaatttccttCTCTATCCATCcagtttctcagcaaccaaacggatATTACAAATTCGATGATCGAAATACAAACCAGTTCAATACAAGAAAAACAATAAGAGTAATAATAACAGAATTAGACACCAAAAGGAGGAATAAAAGCGAAGAGGAGGCGATGAAGAAGAAGCAAGAGCAAGGACGAGAAACGTACTAGTAGAAATTACATTTGAGGCGACTGCTCCATTTGGAGTAAGATCTGGGAAGGGTGAATCTAGAGAAGAATTCAGAGAGGGGGCGCGGGGGTGTTGACCAGTCAACTTCTCGGAGAGCGTCGATCAGATCTTCCGCTGTTACGTTCCCCCAATCCATGTCGATCGGGTGCTCTGTGAAACCCTAggaaaaaacttttaatttgtGGTATTTGAAAAGGATGATGACGAGGAAGCAGGAGgtgagagaaaaaggagaatcGTGAGCGTGGGTGGAATCGGTGGATGGGTGGGTTTGGAATGGCCTAATTATCTGTGGCCCTGTTGGGCTGGGTCGCGTTTTATGCTGCGGGGAGGCTACTGCCAGAGacagttaataataataataataatatatcgTAAATATATGCTCAAAAATGTGAATTACTACCCCTTTTTGTTGGTATTTTTGCTACCTCTTTGTTTTCATGTCTAAATACTAatgtaatagttgacttttggcCTTTTCATGATTGTGAGGGCAACCatttagaatgaaaataaatataacttGATCGGACgaattccaattttatttaaaattttcgttttttttttccttcttttattcTTTACCTCATTTATAAGACTCATGACTATGAAATGGAAAAGACTCATCCTCCTCTTAAACTTCTCTCCCACGTCAAGTgctgttattattatcattgaggaaaaattatttgatattgcatatatttttatttggtttatctaatttttagaaaaaatatacatatttaaattattctataaaCTCTTTGAAGCCtaaaatttagtaaaaaaaattatatgcttTTACAACAAAAGTTGtgtaaaaataatgataataacttATATACTTTTATAGCATGAAGTTGCATAGAATAATAACCATATATTCTTGtagattaaaattatatattatttttatggtaCAAagttatatcataatttatataatttatactcTATATGTATTATCAGGCTAAGAAggagtaattaaaaaataatactaacaCATTATTTTATACATTCATGTCTGAGCCCGGGTTCGAACCGGGGACCTCTAGTGTGTGAGACTAGCGTGATAACCAACTACACCACCCAGACAGATGTtagtttttgataaaatatatataatgtttaaatttttgataaaatatatgtaatgtttaaatttttaaaggtttttttttttaataaaaaaattcacatgaAGGGTTTTGAACCCCATActtaagaaaatgttaaaatatcaTTCATTACTATTACACCATACCATAAGTTCATTGTTTTATGCTAtttctaaaatatgttttcattttttatgaactTACGgaatatgtttttcattttttatgaactTCTAATATGATGTTATGTTGCGGTATAAATTATTctctctttttaatatattttaccttacttaaaaaagtttaaaatccgtcatattaaattcaaatttgtgaAACCTTAATAGGGTATTGTTCAAAAAATTCCATCATTAATAGGATGATAGTAAGATTCATGATACTAGAATAggtaatgtttttaaaatcggATCGAACTAGCCAATCAAACTAGATGAATCGTCAACTGGTGGCCTTTCCAATCCGGTTTGTTGAATCCAACCATTCAGCAGTTGAATCGGTATTGAACTGTTTGAATCGTCAATTGGGGCATTGAGTTGGATGAACCATCCAGTTCTTAAGGAACCGGTCAAAGGCTAATTAACCCAAAA includes the following:
- the LOC100256204 gene encoding PRA1 family protein A1 isoform X3 — its product is MDWGNVTAEDLIDALREVDWSTPPRPLSEFFSRFTLPRSYSKWSSRLKCNFYYYRTNYFIMIVFILGMGFLRRPIAIVAAFLTALSIAFLNDSFAGTFSEKVTRTVRQFSPHLAAKMRPPLTPVIRGRPSAKRSILICGRPRWVFVLIFSSATILHASFRTPNLKARLNTFREEFRAVWRNYSEL
- the LOC100256204 gene encoding PRA1 family protein A1 isoform X2, with translation MDWGNVTAEDLIDALREVDWSTPPRPLSEFFSRFTLPRSYSKWSSRLKCNFYYYRTNYFIMIVFILGMGFLRRPIAIVAAFLTALSIAFLNDSFAGTFSEKVTRTVRQFSPHLAAKMRPPLTPVIRGRPSAKRSILICGRPRWVFVLIFSSVSFILWFVSCSILTVLWALAIGLLATILHASFRTPNLKARLNTFREEFRAVWRNYSEL
- the LOC100256204 gene encoding PRA1 family protein A1 isoform X1 codes for the protein MDWGNVTAEDLIDALREVDWSTPPRPLSEFFSRFTLPRSYSKWSSRLKCNFYYYRTNYFIMIVFILGMGFLRRPIAIVAAFLTALSIAFLNDSFAGTFSEKVTRTVRQFSPHLAAKMRPPLTPVIRGRPSAKRSILICGRPRWVFVLIFSSGIYKNFLIYFFIHCSANQAIFIIYYSNLDLMLTNPFSFFFFPLSVVSFILWFVSCSILTVLWALAIGLLGIFVHSYFLPHFFLLAFRFLILSLSLSLLQPLSSMQALEHRT